A part of Candidatus Omnitrophota bacterium genomic DNA contains:
- a CDS encoding proton-conducting transporter membrane subunit: MFIAVMIFISACLIILPLFIRKIKLLGLINAVGYAAILLTCILFLKAFFAGGSAAINLWGCLYIDSLSLFFLLTTSVVSFAASVYSIGYILEEVEEAKMSDRKARGYFQLFNLLCITMLTVPLLNNMALVWIAIELTTLISAFLVGFHNVKESIEAAWKYIIICSVGITFALLGIILFYYTSSKDAGVMSLEWVSMISGSGAFDPKIVKLALIFIFVGYGTKAGLAPMHNWLPDAHSQALSPISGLLSGALLKISLYAILRFVILANFSAGYTYSSKLFILFGLVSLVVAGAFILVQKDLKRLLAYSSVENIGLVSLGLGFGGFGGIFAGLLQVFNHAVTKALMFFCAGSAAHAYGSNNMNKMRGMIKFLPFTGIAMFLGLFALVGMPPFSIFISKLLILIAAFQGGYYFVAVLMLIFIALAFAGLLYHLSGVILGNAPHMIPIRREPLSLKIALSFLGIFILGFGLKIPQILLNLLVNCQQLILGS; this comes from the coding sequence ATGTTCATAGCTGTAATGATTTTTATATCGGCTTGCTTGATAATACTCCCATTATTTATCAGAAAGATAAAATTATTGGGCCTTATCAACGCAGTGGGATACGCGGCTATCCTTCTTACCTGTATCTTATTTTTAAAAGCCTTTTTTGCCGGCGGAAGCGCCGCCATAAATTTATGGGGATGTCTCTATATTGACTCATTGAGCCTTTTCTTTCTGCTGACTACATCTGTAGTAAGTTTCGCGGCAAGCGTATATTCTATAGGGTATATACTGGAAGAAGTGGAAGAGGCGAAGATGTCTGATCGTAAAGCGCGCGGGTATTTCCAGTTATTCAATCTTCTATGCATTACAATGCTGACTGTTCCGCTGCTCAATAATATGGCCCTGGTCTGGATTGCCATTGAATTGACCACTCTTATTTCCGCGTTTCTGGTAGGTTTTCATAACGTAAAAGAATCTATAGAGGCCGCGTGGAAATATATTATTATCTGTTCCGTAGGGATAACATTCGCTCTATTAGGGATAATATTATTCTATTATACCTCTTCAAAAGATGCGGGTGTGATGAGCCTGGAATGGGTGAGCATGATATCGGGTTCAGGCGCGTTTGATCCGAAAATCGTCAAGCTTGCCCTTATCTTTATATTCGTCGGATACGGGACCAAGGCCGGCCTTGCCCCAATGCATAATTGGCTGCCCGACGCGCACAGCCAGGCCCTATCTCCCATTAGCGGGTTGTTGTCAGGCGCGCTGTTAAAGATATCGTTATACGCGATATTGCGTTTTGTTATACTGGCGAATTTTTCTGCCGGGTACACGTATAGCTCAAAGCTTTTTATTTTATTCGGCCTGGTTTCTCTCGTGGTGGCGGGCGCTTTTATCTTAGTGCAAAAGGACTTAAAGAGGCTTCTCGCTTATTCGAGCGTCGAGAATATAGGGCTGGTATCTTTAGGTCTTGGGTTTGGAGGTTTCGGCGGTATTTTTGCGGGGCTGCTTCAGGTATTTAATCATGCCGTAACCAAGGCCCTCATGTTCTTCTGCGCCGGAAGCGCGGCGCATGCCTATGGGAGCAATAACATGAATAAGATGCGCGGCATGATAAAGTTTCTGCCTTTTACCGGCATAGCGATGTTTTTGGGGTTATTCGCGTTAGTGGGCATGCCGCCGTTTTCCATATTCATAAGCAAATTATTGATACTTATCGCCGCTTTTCAGGGGGGATATTATTTCGTCGCGGTGCTGATGCTTATTTTTATAGCGCTTGCTTTCGCCGGGTTGCTCTACCATTTAAGCGGGGTGATTTTGGGCAATGCGCCGCACATGATCCCGATACGCCGGGAGCCGTTAAGTTTAAAGATAGCGCTGTCATTTTTAGGTATCTTTATATTAGGGTTCGGGTTAAAGATCCCGCAGATACTTCTGAACCTGCTTGTAAATTGTCAGCAGCTTATTTTAGGTAGTTAA
- a CDS encoding NADH-quinone oxidoreductase subunit C produces MDNRDYIKNILDSEKIGLVDISQPHKDELYVAVGSADFLKACNLLHKHLDSPVMMFFAEDLRRLSGKFILYCAFLSVNKHLWVFVKQEIPQGKTIFDSIAKNIYSASLFEREIKEMFGIEPVGNPDPRRLKLHDEVWPEGNYPLRKDFILRRDAAQKTAQYQFKRVEGEGVFEVPVGPVHAGIIGPGHFRFSVAGEPIINLETRLGWTHRGAEKILEGKSISEAVNIIECISGDTAFGYSLAFCQSAEKILGLNIPDRSQLLRVLYLELERIYNHANDIGGIALDVSFSFPAQFASLIKEAILQLNDSLTGSRYLKGVNVVGGIDKDIDKAKSGLICETLVKIQKDFLALEEMLFSSVSFMDRVDTTGILRTKTARDLGITGPAARASGIAHDLRGIFPGIYNDLSFKISKELSGDVKARLKIRFSEIEESINLIRLCLKKLEGCASQAKVAAQAKEGMALGYVEAWRGGVLIWTRLNGEGKIERCKIVDPSFHNWEGLSFAVLGNIIPDFPLCNKSFDLSYSGNDL; encoded by the coding sequence ATGGATAATCGTGATTATATAAAAAACATTCTGGATTCTGAAAAGATCGGCTTAGTTGATATATCTCAACCGCATAAGGATGAATTATATGTCGCCGTGGGCAGCGCCGATTTTCTCAAGGCATGCAATCTGCTGCACAAGCATCTCGACTCTCCGGTGATGATGTTTTTCGCCGAAGATCTACGGCGCCTGTCCGGGAAATTTATTCTTTATTGCGCTTTTTTAAGTGTAAACAAACATTTATGGGTATTCGTTAAGCAGGAAATCCCGCAGGGCAAGACAATATTTGATTCTATCGCGAAAAATATATATTCCGCCAGTCTTTTTGAGCGCGAGATCAAGGAGATGTTCGGCATAGAGCCTGTAGGTAATCCGGATCCGCGAAGGCTTAAGCTTCACGACGAGGTCTGGCCGGAAGGGAATTACCCCTTACGCAAAGATTTTATCCTGCGACGTGACGCTGCCCAAAAGACCGCGCAATATCAGTTTAAGCGCGTTGAAGGCGAGGGAGTTTTTGAGGTTCCTGTCGGCCCTGTTCACGCCGGTATCATCGGCCCGGGCCATTTCAGATTTAGTGTAGCGGGGGAGCCCATAATAAATTTAGAAACACGCCTTGGCTGGACACATAGAGGCGCGGAGAAGATACTCGAAGGAAAAAGCATTTCAGAAGCTGTAAATATCATAGAATGTATAAGCGGTGATACCGCGTTTGGATACAGCCTTGCTTTTTGTCAGAGTGCGGAGAAGATACTCGGTCTCAATATTCCGGACCGCTCGCAACTTCTGCGTGTATTGTATTTGGAACTGGAACGTATTTATAACCATGCCAACGATATAGGCGGCATCGCTTTAGATGTAAGCTTCAGCTTTCCCGCGCAATTCGCGAGCCTGATCAAAGAAGCCATATTACAACTTAATGACAGTTTAACGGGTTCCAGGTATCTTAAAGGCGTTAATGTTGTAGGCGGTATCGATAAAGATATTGACAAGGCCAAGTCAGGGCTTATTTGTGAAACGCTTGTAAAAATTCAAAAAGATTTTTTGGCGCTCGAAGAAATGCTTTTTTCCAGCGTCTCTTTTATGGACCGTGTTGATACAACAGGTATTTTACGCACTAAAACAGCCCGCGATCTCGGTATAACAGGGCCGGCGGCAAGAGCCAGCGGCATAGCGCATGATCTAAGAGGTATTTTTCCGGGTATATATAACGATCTTTCTTTTAAGATATCAAAAGAGCTGTCGGGCGATGTGAAGGCCCGTCTCAAAATAAGATTCTCTGAAATAGAAGAATCTATCAATCTTATACGATTGTGTCTGAAAAAGCTTGAGGGTTGCGCTTCCCAGGCCAAAGTTGCCGCGCAGGCAAAAGAGGGCATGGCATTAGGTTATGTAGAAGCCTGGCGCGGCGGTGTATTGATATGGACCAGGTTAAATGGAGAAGGAAAAATAGAACGATGCAAAATAGTAGATCCGTCTTTTCATAATTGGGAAGGCCTGTCTTTTGCCGTGCTCGGCAATATTATACCTGATTTTCCTTTGTGTAACAAAAGCTTTGACCTGTCATATTCGGGAAATGATCTATGA
- a CDS encoding NADH-quinone oxidoreductase subunit B family protein codes for MNHYIFKNSLRKGRVTIKLDTKSVRPPTEIESMGQELKKAIRARFGRSFHIREVDTGSCGGCESEIIACSNPLYDIQRFGIDFVASPRHADALLVTGPVSKNMELALKKTYQAMPEPKFVITLGDCAKGAGPFKDSYYTCSGAQNVLPVTMHIPGCPPNPTTIIQTLLVFLQR; via the coding sequence ATGAACCATTATATTTTTAAAAATAGCCTAAGAAAGGGTAGAGTCACCATAAAACTCGATACAAAAAGTGTCCGCCCACCGACGGAGATTGAGTCTATGGGGCAAGAGCTTAAGAAGGCCATTCGCGCGAGATTCGGCAGGTCATTTCATATCCGTGAAGTGGATACCGGCTCCTGCGGCGGTTGTGAATCCGAGATAATAGCATGTTCCAACCCGCTATATGACATTCAGCGTTTTGGTATAGATTTTGTAGCCTCTCCCCGGCATGCCGACGCGCTTTTGGTTACCGGCCCTGTATCTAAAAATATGGAACTTGCGCTGAAAAAGACTTATCAGGCTATGCCCGAGCCTAAATTTGTAATTACTTTAGGAGACTGCGCAAAGGGCGCGGGCCCGTTTAAAGATTCTTATTACACCTGCTCGGGCGCGCAGAATGTTCTACCTGTTACCATGCACATCCCGGGTTGCCCGCCAAACCCGACGACGATAATACAAACGTTACTGGTATTTCTACAAAGATAA
- a CDS encoding DEAD/DEAH box helicase — protein sequence MIKHNGSNQQNAPLEPEQGFFGLGIAPKILEILERIKFKTPTPIQRKAIPLAIEGKDVIGIAQTGTGKTHAFAIPIIQQLAKKDGLAIVLAPTRELALQIEEAIRPLAQAFGMRTACLIGGTPMRPQEEALRRRPHIIIATPGRFIDHMENRNIMLIRAGMLVLDEADRMLDMGFAPQVERILKGLTRERQTMLFSATMPAAIMRMINTYMKLPVHVEIAPSGTTAEGITQELYIVKREAKLSLLRKILAQHNGSVLLFSRTKHNAKKIARSIREMGHRATEIHSNKSMSQRREALDGFKSGRYRILVATDIASRGIDVTKIEIVINYDLPEDVENYVHRIGRTGRAGCKGHAISFATPDQSSDVKNIEKLIKKQLPIAKHPEIPSEEFDKNQRPPVSAAHHRGAGFGHRYRPRPGHFSRR from the coding sequence ATGATAAAACATAATGGCAGCAACCAGCAGAATGCTCCACTTGAGCCGGAGCAGGGATTTTTCGGGCTCGGCATAGCTCCAAAGATACTTGAGATACTTGAGCGCATTAAATTTAAGACACCTACCCCTATTCAGCGCAAAGCCATACCGCTCGCTATTGAGGGGAAGGATGTTATAGGTATTGCCCAGACGGGGACCGGCAAGACGCACGCGTTCGCTATACCTATAATTCAGCAGTTAGCGAAAAAAGACGGCCTTGCGATAGTGCTTGCTCCCACGCGTGAACTCGCGCTGCAGATCGAAGAAGCCATACGTCCATTGGCGCAAGCCTTTGGGATGAGGACGGCTTGTCTCATAGGCGGGACTCCCATGCGTCCGCAAGAAGAGGCCCTGCGCAGGCGCCCGCATATCATAATAGCCACCCCCGGGCGTTTTATCGACCATATGGAAAATAGAAATATTATGCTTATCAGGGCCGGCATGCTCGTTTTAGATGAAGCCGACCGCATGCTCGACATGGGATTTGCTCCCCAAGTGGAGAGGATACTAAAAGGATTAACGCGCGAACGCCAAACGATGCTATTTTCGGCTACCATGCCGGCGGCGATAATGCGGATGATAAATACTTATATGAAGCTTCCCGTGCATGTTGAGATCGCTCCATCAGGCACGACCGCCGAAGGCATAACGCAGGAGCTTTACATTGTAAAGCGTGAGGCAAAGCTGAGCCTTTTGCGCAAGATATTGGCGCAGCATAACGGTTCGGTGCTTCTTTTTTCGCGGACAAAACATAATGCGAAAAAGATCGCCAGGTCTATACGCGAAATGGGCCACCGGGCTACGGAGATCCATTCGAATAAGTCGATGTCACAAAGGCGTGAAGCGCTGGACGGGTTTAAGTCCGGCCGTTATCGCATACTCGTAGCTACCGATATCGCCTCAAGGGGCATAGATGTGACAAAGATAGAGATAGTAATAAATTATGATCTTCCGGAGGATGTGGAAAATTATGTGCACCGCATAGGCCGTACCGGGAGAGCCGGGTGCAAGGGGCACGCCATCTCTTTTGCCACGCCGGATCAGAGTAGTGACGTAAAAAATATCGAGAAACTCATTAAGAAACAGCTGCCGATAGCGAAACATCCTGAAATTCCGTCGGAGGAATTTGACAAGAATCAGAGGCCGCCTGTAAGCGCCGCGCATCACCGAGGCGCAGGGTTCGGGCATCGCTACAGGCCCAGGCCGGGGCATTTTTCTAGGAGATAA
- a CDS encoding alpha/beta hydrolase, with protein sequence MRIVHKVFFTLLVFILITVSAASAADTVQPKSGILHTKDGIIISYDHYKEGSRPVIIVCPGFFNSKDNRWMRRSVEMLNSNYDVIIFDFRGHGKSTGKYTWSAKEYMDLDAVIDYAKSSGYKYIGILAFSLGAAVAVNEAAVRSDIDSMVLISCPSRFQSIDYCFWEPGMFSDLKDNMECNWQGKGAKFSNIFMHKEDPIDSIRLIKNTPLLFLQGDNDWVIKARHAKKLYDAAISEKKLGIIKDGLHAERLLQFHYDEVKDLVLDWFSKTIKS encoded by the coding sequence ATGCGCATAGTCCATAAAGTATTTTTTACCCTATTAGTATTTATCTTAATAACTGTATCGGCGGCATCTGCCGCCGATACAGTCCAGCCTAAATCAGGTATCTTACACACCAAAGATGGTATAATCATTTCATACGACCATTACAAAGAAGGTTCGAGGCCCGTCATTATAGTGTGCCCCGGATTTTTTAACAGCAAAGACAATAGATGGATGCGCAGATCCGTCGAGATGCTTAATTCTAATTATGACGTGATAATATTCGATTTTCGCGGTCACGGAAAAAGCACAGGCAAATATACATGGTCGGCAAAAGAGTACATGGATCTGGACGCGGTTATAGATTACGCGAAGTCTTCTGGGTATAAATATATAGGCATACTTGCTTTTTCTCTCGGCGCGGCCGTGGCGGTGAATGAAGCCGCCGTAAGAAGCGACATTGACAGTATGGTGCTTATAAGCTGCCCTTCAAGATTCCAGAGCATAGACTACTGTTTCTGGGAGCCCGGGATGTTTTCTGACTTAAAAGACAATATGGAATGTAATTGGCAGGGCAAGGGCGCGAAATTTTCGAATATATTTATGCATAAAGAAGATCCGATAGACTCGATACGCCTTATAAAAAACACACCTCTGCTTTTTTTACAGGGAGACAATGATTGGGTAATAAAGGCCAGGCACGCCAAAAAATTATATGACGCCGCAATATCAGAAAAGAAGCTCGGGATAATAAAAGACGGGCTGCACGCCGAGAGGCTATTACAGTTTCATTATGATGAGGTTAAAGATCTTGTGTTAGACTGGTTTTCCAAAACAATAAAGTCATAG
- a CDS encoding alpha/beta hydrolase gives MKLSKVKSVRYCIVFVLCASILAGCSSIPIQTSSSYFKDLYKRIQYTMDGRYRVVDIFYATTRKLNENKTSSIYFTNKISDSLATGELNIKIDPGLRIEKMLPKRLKREGIIGIQDITKSDEDAFIKKLSDTVKSSPHKSLLVVVFGYKDDFEATAIKAAYFAYLLDINTPVLLFDWPGDQPVDIGGYKNAQGFATESGHRLGELLIKINREVKPEKLWVKASSLGCQVVCDAFDQMYKCSDCSDADTEIDHVILAAPDVSQDEFDNKFKEQLMALSNRLTAYVSSDDEALLVSGLINDDRRLGRQKPRIKDPAQLEEAKNLLYLKSQNPDRVTVIDVTPINYASYKHGYYLESPEFFDDFYMRIFGTNPSLNRRLYLLKFKDKTDYWVLQGNR, from the coding sequence ATGAAATTGTCCAAAGTTAAAAGCGTCCGTTATTGCATTGTTTTTGTATTGTGCGCCTCTATCCTCGCGGGATGCTCGTCCATACCGATACAGACATCATCGTCATATTTTAAGGATCTTTATAAGCGTATCCAATATACCATGGACGGCCGGTACAGAGTGGTCGATATCTTCTATGCCACGACCAGAAAGTTGAATGAAAATAAGACATCATCCATATATTTTACCAATAAAATTTCCGACAGCCTGGCGACAGGAGAACTTAATATAAAGATAGACCCGGGGTTAAGGATAGAGAAGATGCTGCCTAAACGCCTGAAAAGAGAAGGTATAATAGGCATACAGGATATAACTAAGTCCGACGAAGACGCGTTTATAAAAAAGTTATCGGATACGGTAAAATCATCGCCGCATAAATCCCTTCTCGTCGTTGTGTTTGGTTACAAAGATGATTTCGAGGCCACGGCAATTAAGGCGGCATATTTCGCGTATCTGCTTGATATAAATACTCCGGTACTTCTTTTTGATTGGCCCGGAGATCAGCCCGTTGATATAGGCGGTTATAAAAATGCCCAGGGGTTTGCTACGGAGTCAGGACACCGCCTGGGAGAGCTATTAATAAAGATAAACCGTGAGGTTAAGCCTGAAAAGCTATGGGTTAAAGCGTCCAGCCTTGGCTGCCAGGTTGTATGTGATGCCTTTGATCAGATGTATAAATGTTCGGACTGTTCCGACGCCGATACGGAGATAGATCATGTTATATTGGCCGCTCCTGATGTTAGCCAGGACGAATTCGACAACAAATTTAAGGAGCAATTAATGGCGCTTTCAAATAGGCTGACCGCGTATGTCTCTTCCGACGATGAAGCGCTGCTTGTAAGCGGCCTCATAAATGACGATAGGAGGCTTGGCCGTCAGAAACCCAGGATAAAGGATCCGGCGCAGCTTGAGGAAGCGAAGAATCTATTATACTTGAAGTCTCAAAATCCGGACAGGGTAACCGTTATCGACGTGACGCCGATAAATTACGCGAGCTACAAGCACGGTTATTATCTTGAGTCTCCGGAATTCTTCGATGATTTCTATATGCGTATATTTGGTACAAATCCGAGTTTAAATCGCAGATTATATCTTCTTAAGTTCAAAGACAAGACCGATTATTGGGTCTTGCAGGGCAATAGGTAG
- a CDS encoding GNAT family N-acetyltransferase: MQKITVRRGKPEDAHHFSELVALSSPALFLVLFGSKVKRLMEKLFPHKRHYYSFDRSFFIEVDGNTAGMAQLHRFRPRRREKINLTFLLMKYMNWRLPSSVAPLLMSEKIIRDFSGRDCYLSNVAVYPEYRSLGLGSKLLGAIEEEVKSAGKNRIVLHADAKNHGAIRLYERLGYRIEEKSPTLKIRNKYFDYLIIKKNLAS, translated from the coding sequence GTGCAAAAGATAACTGTAAGACGAGGGAAGCCCGAAGACGCCCACCATTTTTCCGAACTCGTTGCGTTATCAAGTCCCGCGCTTTTTTTAGTCCTCTTTGGCTCAAAAGTAAAAAGATTGATGGAAAAACTCTTTCCGCATAAAAGGCACTACTATAGCTTTGACAGGTCTTTCTTTATTGAGGTCGACGGAAATACGGCGGGTATGGCGCAGTTGCACAGATTCAGACCCAGAAGAAGAGAAAAGATAAACCTGACTTTTCTGCTTATGAAGTATATGAATTGGCGCCTGCCTTCGAGCGTAGCCCCACTTTTAATGTCAGAAAAGATCATCAGAGATTTTTCAGGCAGAGACTGTTATTTGAGTAATGTCGCGGTCTACCCCGAATATAGAAGCCTTGGCCTTGGTTCAAAACTATTAGGCGCCATCGAAGAAGAAGTAAAGAGCGCCGGTAAAAATAGAATAGTGCTTCATGCGGATGCTAAAAATCATGGCGCAATCAGGTTATACGAAAGGCTCGGATACAGGATAGAAGAGAAGTCCCCCACTCTTAAGATTAGAAATAAATATTTTGATTATCTTATTATAAAAAAGAATCTTGCTTCTTAA